One genomic region from Solwaraspora sp. WMMD792 encodes:
- a CDS encoding acyl-CoA dehydrogenase family protein: MGVLWEPELDPVGASWLATARTLAAEKFAPLAAELDRDQRYPWEHVAAFVESGLTGIFVPTEYGGAGLSMQAVCAITEEVSRACAATGAILAAYELGAVPLLLAGTDEQRQLVLGDLLRGRAVSFALSETGAGSDAAAITTTALPDGDGFRLRGEKIYIGNGGAAQHYVVFAKTDPDAGARGITAFLIDKDTPGAVIDRYEDKMGIRGTRTSNLKLDARVPADAILGERGRGLRLALRTLDLGRISVAAQGLGIAAAAYQLATAEAARRSRFGRPLLEHQGIGFRLADLATELTAARLLTYQAARSYDDGASVATVGAMAKLYTSEVAHRAVDLAVQVYGGEGYCKPCPAERLYRDQRVLEIYEGTSEIQRIVIARAIGADQAEPVR, translated from the coding sequence ATGGGCGTGCTGTGGGAACCGGAACTCGACCCGGTCGGGGCCAGCTGGCTGGCCACCGCTCGGACCCTCGCCGCCGAGAAGTTCGCCCCGCTCGCCGCCGAACTCGACCGGGACCAGCGCTACCCCTGGGAACACGTCGCCGCCTTCGTCGAATCCGGGTTGACCGGCATCTTCGTGCCGACCGAGTACGGCGGCGCCGGGCTGAGCATGCAGGCGGTGTGTGCGATCACCGAGGAGGTCTCCCGGGCCTGCGCCGCCACCGGCGCCATCCTGGCCGCGTACGAACTCGGCGCGGTGCCACTCCTGTTGGCCGGCACCGACGAACAGCGTCAGCTGGTCCTCGGTGACCTGCTGCGCGGCCGGGCGGTCAGCTTCGCCCTCAGCGAGACCGGCGCCGGCAGCGACGCCGCCGCGATCACCACCACCGCCCTGCCCGACGGCGACGGGTTCCGGCTGCGCGGCGAGAAGATCTACATCGGCAACGGCGGCGCCGCACAGCACTACGTGGTCTTCGCCAAGACCGACCCGGACGCCGGGGCGCGGGGCATCACCGCGTTCCTGATCGACAAGGACACCCCGGGCGCGGTCATCGACCGCTACGAGGACAAAATGGGCATCCGGGGCACCCGGACCAGCAACCTGAAACTCGACGCCCGAGTACCAGCCGACGCGATCCTCGGCGAACGCGGCCGCGGACTGCGGCTCGCGCTGCGCACCCTCGACCTGGGCCGGATCAGCGTCGCCGCACAGGGGCTCGGCATCGCGGCGGCCGCCTACCAGCTCGCCACCGCCGAGGCCGCCCGTCGCAGCCGGTTCGGCCGCCCCCTGCTGGAACATCAGGGGATCGGTTTCCGCCTCGCCGACCTCGCCACCGAGCTCACCGCCGCCCGGCTGCTCACCTACCAGGCCGCCCGCAGCTACGACGACGGCGCGTCGGTGGCCACCGTCGGTGCCATGGCCAAGCTCTACACCAGCGAGGTCGCCCACCGCGCCGTCGACCTCGCCGTCCAGGTGTACGGCGGGGAAGGCTACTGCAAGCCCTGCCCGGCCGAACGGCTCTACCGCGACCAGCGGGTGCTGGAAATCTACGAGGGCACCTCGGAGATCCAGCGGATCGTCATCGCCCGGGCCATCGGCGCCGACCAGGCGGAGCCGGTCCGGTGA
- a CDS encoding hydroxymethylglutaryl-CoA lyase: MTQQQGVVVVEIVEVAPRDGLQNEATLLPTGDKLELVRRAVRHGARRIEVTAFVRPDRVPQMADAEQVAAGLPDPGPGVRYTALVLNERGYLRARDCGFTEVNMVVLATETFSERNQGMPVTAALRAMTAVRRRAATDGVRVAVTVGASFGCPFEGEVPVARLATVLRAVLAESPDELVLADTIGVAVPTDVEERFGQAAALAPGLPLRAHFHDTRSTGVANAVAAVRSGVTALDASLAGIGGCPFAPAATGNVATEDLAYTLNRMGVDVGLDLPTVLDDARWLAAALGITAPGRLSRAGLFPSPV, translated from the coding sequence TTGACGCAACAGCAGGGAGTGGTCGTGGTCGAGATCGTCGAGGTGGCGCCCCGGGACGGGCTGCAGAACGAGGCCACCCTGCTGCCGACCGGTGACAAGCTCGAACTGGTCCGCCGGGCGGTCCGCCACGGCGCACGGCGCATCGAGGTCACCGCCTTCGTCCGCCCGGACCGGGTACCGCAGATGGCCGACGCCGAGCAGGTGGCCGCCGGTCTGCCCGACCCCGGCCCCGGGGTGCGCTACACCGCCCTGGTGCTCAACGAGCGCGGCTACCTGCGGGCCCGCGACTGCGGTTTCACCGAGGTCAACATGGTGGTGCTCGCCACCGAGACGTTCAGCGAACGGAACCAGGGGATGCCGGTGACGGCGGCGCTGCGGGCGATGACAGCCGTCCGCCGCCGGGCCGCCACCGACGGGGTACGGGTCGCGGTGACGGTCGGGGCGTCGTTCGGCTGCCCGTTCGAGGGCGAGGTCCCGGTCGCACGCCTGGCGACCGTGCTGCGCGCGGTGCTCGCCGAATCACCGGACGAGCTGGTGCTGGCCGACACGATCGGGGTGGCGGTGCCGACCGATGTGGAGGAGCGCTTCGGCCAGGCCGCCGCTCTGGCCCCCGGCCTGCCGTTGCGGGCGCACTTCCACGACACCCGCAGCACCGGGGTGGCCAACGCGGTGGCGGCGGTGCGGTCCGGGGTCACCGCCCTGGACGCCAGCCTGGCCGGGATCGGCGGCTGCCCGTTCGCGCCGGCCGCCACCGGCAACGTGGCCACCGAGGACCTCGCCTACACGTTGAACCGGATGGGCGTCGACGTGGGCCTGGACCTGCCGACGGTGCTGGACGACGCCCGTTGGCTGGCCGCCGCGTTGGGCATCACCGCCCCGGGCCGGCTCAGCCGGGCGGGGCTGTTCCCGTCACCGGTCTGA
- a CDS encoding enoyl-CoA hydratase-related protein, producing MNIATVAIGAGADLADLATAVRDSARQTGLAAVLVEVAGEALDPRGDQVAAGAATDRLRAALRRAAAPSVLAVTGPVGGAGLAALLHFDVVLSAPTSTFTAGDPDSGALLVSDLAGLLIRRVGPGRARQLVLTGRFLGAATALDWGLVAGVDPQCADRAGELARSWADSPGAGLALRALDAAQWLPAADAAGYARDLLPLLAPAPAEDTRSDR from the coding sequence ATGAACATCGCCACCGTGGCGATCGGCGCCGGCGCCGACCTGGCCGACCTGGCCACGGCCGTACGCGACTCGGCGCGGCAGACCGGGCTGGCCGCCGTCCTGGTGGAGGTCGCCGGGGAGGCGCTGGACCCGCGGGGCGACCAGGTCGCCGCCGGCGCCGCCACCGACCGGCTGCGCGCCGCGCTGCGCCGGGCGGCAGCACCGAGCGTCCTGGCGGTCACCGGCCCGGTCGGCGGCGCCGGGCTGGCCGCGCTGCTGCACTTCGACGTCGTGCTGTCCGCTCCGACCAGCACATTCACTGCCGGCGACCCGGACAGCGGGGCGCTGCTCGTCAGCGACCTGGCCGGCCTGCTGATCCGGCGGGTCGGGCCGGGACGGGCCCGGCAGCTGGTGCTCACGGGCCGGTTCCTCGGCGCCGCCACCGCACTGGACTGGGGTCTGGTCGCCGGGGTCGACCCGCAGTGCGCCGACCGGGCCGGTGAGCTGGCCCGGTCCTGGGCCGACTCCCCGGGTGCCGGGCTGGCGCTGCGGGCCCTGGACGCGGCGCAGTGGCTGCCCGCCGCCGACGCCGCCGGCTACGCCCGCGACCTGCTGCCGCTGCTCGCACCGGCCCCGGCGGAGGACACCCGGTCAGACCGGTGA
- a CDS encoding enoyl-CoA hydratase-related protein, which yields MADPTGTVADPTGPVAEQPPPAPAVLAEREDAVAVVRLNRPDRRNALTTDTMHDLVDALAAADADPQVRAIVLTGGSQTFASGADVRELLALDTARYLDSPRVGAWRRIMSVGTPLVAAVAGPVLGGGCELALACDLVVAADNAVFGQPEIRLGIMPGAGGTQRWARVAGRFVAAEVVLLGRTVDAWRARDLGLVHRVAPRERVVQVGVEVARELAGFGPIATRQARAAVRATEETPLSAGLDLERAMLAGLLGTADRTEGITAFLDKRPPRFQGR from the coding sequence GTGGCAGACCCGACAGGGACAGTGGCAGACCCGACCGGGCCGGTGGCCGAACAACCGCCGCCGGCACCGGCGGTGCTCGCCGAGCGGGAGGACGCCGTCGCCGTCGTCCGGCTCAACCGACCGGACCGGCGCAACGCGCTCACCACCGACACGATGCACGACCTGGTGGACGCCCTGGCGGCGGCCGACGCCGACCCGCAGGTCCGGGCGATCGTGCTCACCGGCGGCAGCCAGACCTTCGCCTCCGGCGCCGACGTACGCGAACTGCTCGCCCTCGACACCGCCCGGTACCTGGACTCACCCCGGGTCGGTGCGTGGCGGCGGATCATGTCGGTCGGCACCCCGCTGGTCGCCGCCGTCGCCGGACCGGTCCTCGGCGGCGGCTGCGAGCTGGCCCTCGCCTGCGACCTGGTCGTGGCGGCGGACAACGCGGTGTTCGGCCAGCCGGAGATCCGGCTCGGCATCATGCCCGGCGCCGGCGGCACCCAACGCTGGGCCCGGGTCGCCGGCCGGTTCGTCGCCGCCGAGGTCGTCCTGCTCGGTCGCACCGTGGACGCCTGGCGGGCCCGGGATCTGGGCCTGGTCCACCGGGTCGCCCCACGCGAGCGGGTGGTGCAGGTCGGTGTCGAGGTCGCCCGGGAACTGGCCGGGTTCGGCCCGATCGCCACCCGACAGGCCCGCGCGGCGGTCCGGGCGACCGAAGAGACCCCGCTCAGCGCCGGGCTGGACCTGGAACGCGCGATGCTGGCCGGGCTGCTCGGCACCGCGGACCGCACCGAGGGGATCACCGCGTTCCTGGACAAGCGCCCGCCCCGGTTCCAGGGCCGGTGA